The proteins below come from a single Afipia sp. P52-10 genomic window:
- a CDS encoding cold-shock protein has product MATGTVKWFNPTKGYGFIQPQAGGKDVFVHISAVERAGLSTLNEGQQIEYEVVANRGKESAENLKVR; this is encoded by the coding sequence ATGGCTACCGGTACTGTGAAGTGGTTCAACCCGACGAAGGGTTACGGGTTCATCCAGCCGCAAGCAGGCGGCAAGGATGTGTTCGTACACATCTCCGCGGTTGAGCGCGCTGGCTTGAGCACCCTCAATGAGGGCCAGCAGATTGAATACGAAGTTGTCGCGAACCGCGGCAAGGAATCAGCGGAAAACCTGAAGGTCCGGTAA
- a CDS encoding VOC family protein, with protein MRYLHTMLRVRNLDTALKFYRDALGLKEVRRVDNDKGRFTLVFLCAPEDEPLLANSKGRGQPLVELTYNYDEEDYGEARYFGHLAYEVDDIYATCARLQALGIVINRPPRDGQMAFVRSPDHHSIELLQKGEALPPQEPWVSMPNTGHW; from the coding sequence ATGCGATACCTTCACACCATGCTGCGCGTGCGCAATCTCGACACCGCGCTCAAGTTCTACCGCGATGCACTCGGCTTGAAGGAGGTTCGCCGCGTCGACAATGACAAGGGACGCTTTACGCTCGTGTTCCTGTGTGCGCCGGAAGACGAACCGCTGCTGGCGAATTCGAAAGGGCGCGGCCAGCCGCTGGTCGAACTGACCTATAATTATGACGAGGAGGACTACGGCGAGGCGCGCTATTTCGGCCATCTCGCCTATGAGGTGGATGATATCTACGCCACCTGCGCCCGGCTGCAGGCGCTGGGAATCGTTATCAACCGCCCGCCGCGCGACGGGCAGATGGCATTCGTGCGCTCGCCCGACCACCATTCCATTGAACTGTTGCAGAAAGGCGAGGCCCTGCCGCCGCAGGAGCCCTGGGTTTCGATGCCAAACACCGGCCATTGGTGA
- a CDS encoding tRNA-uridine aminocarboxypropyltransferase → MADTLSMNNLPADDAECARCGKIAPLCVCADIMPFETRVSLVILQHPQEQDKALGTARLAALHFNKATVKVGLSWASLSKVLGRAADPQRWAILYLGSARAEALAPDRDLVVLDKKGQAEERQASVLRELEGIIVLDGTWAQAKALWWRNAWMLKCRRVLLNPSHPSRYGNLRKEARRDGLSTIESAAMLMSRIERRPEIEQTLLESFSRMLEQYRALRKTTPGFDRDAGAKRNKRFGQAKSMRRRRLRS, encoded by the coding sequence ATGGCCGACACCCTCTCAATGAATAACCTGCCCGCGGACGATGCCGAATGCGCGCGCTGCGGCAAGATCGCGCCGCTCTGCGTCTGCGCCGATATTATGCCGTTCGAGACGCGCGTTTCGCTCGTGATCCTTCAGCATCCGCAGGAACAGGACAAAGCCTTGGGAACGGCGCGGCTGGCGGCGCTGCATTTCAACAAGGCAACGGTGAAGGTCGGGCTGTCCTGGGCTAGCCTGTCGAAGGTGCTGGGCCGCGCCGCCGATCCGCAGCGTTGGGCTATTCTCTATCTTGGCTCGGCCCGCGCGGAGGCGCTTGCGCCCGACCGTGACCTCGTCGTGCTCGATAAGAAGGGGCAAGCGGAGGAGCGGCAGGCGAGCGTGCTGCGCGAACTGGAAGGTATAATCGTCCTGGACGGCACCTGGGCACAGGCGAAGGCCTTGTGGTGGCGGAATGCGTGGATGCTGAAGTGCCGCCGCGTGCTGCTCAATCCGTCGCATCCATCCCGTTACGGCAACCTGCGAAAGGAAGCGCGCCGGGATGGCCTTTCGACGATCGAATCGGCGGCGATGCTCATGAGCCGAATCGAACGGCGTCCGGAGATCGAGCAGACGTTACTTGAGAGCTTCAGCCGGATGCTTGAACAGTACCGTGCTTTGCGCAAAACGACACCGGGCTTCGACCGCGATGCGGGTGCGAAGCGCAACAAGCGATTCGGTCAAGCGAAATCGATGCGCAGGCGCCGGTTACGCTCCTGA